The following are encoded in a window of Primulina eburnea isolate SZY01 chromosome 4, ASM2296580v1, whole genome shotgun sequence genomic DNA:
- the LOC140830183 gene encoding uncharacterized protein, whose product MSVMEYTSRFNDLGNYVPTIMSDETLKMHRFKKGLNSRIQSALAVFKPNSFADLMDAAMSAKTDIKRREEENKNKGPMSSQSTQNGPKFKKPNYSGGSFKGNSGSAGNTEGKWCDTCRRKHVGDCYWKTCICFKCGKVGHRIKYCPDNKEKGAGPSKQHENKTNARVYAITQEEADNTNEVVAGTILLNKMPAYTLFDCDVTHSFVSRRFAKKLKLQHDIISEPLRVATPASKTIETHKVYQNCKICISNQTFEVELIQLNMVEFDIILRMDWLAKNHAIVECQKKDIRLQTPTMEEVIYHGKSKE is encoded by the coding sequence ATGTCGGTGATGGAATACACTTCACGGTTCAATGATCTGGGAAACTATGTCCCAACGATCATGTCAGATGAAACATTAAAAATGCATCGATTCAAGAAGGGACTCAACAGTCGAATTCAGTCGGCATTGGCAGTATTCAAGCCAAATAGCTTTGCGGATTTGATGGACGCTGCAATGAGCGCAAAAACTGATATCAAGCGACGCGAGGAAGAAAACAAGAACAAAGGACCGATGAGCAGTCAATCTACTCAGAATGGTCCCAAGTTTAAGAAACCAAATTATTCAGGTGGGTCTTTCAAAGGAAATTCTGGCAGTGCTGGCAACACCGAAGGCAAGTGGTGCGATACATGTCGACGGAAGCATGTTGGAGACTGTTATTGGAAGACATGCATTTGTTTTAAGTGCGGAAAAGTGGGTCATAGAATTAAATATTGTCCAGATAACAAGGAAAAAGGGGCGGGACCCAGCAAACAACATGAAAATAAGACTAATGCTCGGGTTTATGCAATAACCCAAGAGGAAGCTGATAATACCAATGAAGTGGTAGCAGGTAccatcttactcaataaaatgccTGCATATACTTTGTTTGATTGTGATGTTACACATTCATTTGTGTCTAGAAGATTTGCTAAGAAGCTTAAACTTCAGCATGATATTATTAGTGAACCGTTAAGAGTAGCAACACCTGCCAGCAAAACAATTGAAACACACAAAGTGTATCAAAACTGTAAAATTTGTATCAGCAATCAAACTTTTGAAGTGGAATTAATTCAACTCAATATGGTtgagtttgacatcatcctTAGAATGGACTGGTTAGCCAAAAACCATGCCATAGTAGAATGTCAAAAGAAAGATATTAGACTTCAGACTCCGACTATGGAGGAAGTCATATATCACGGAAAATCCAAAGAATGA